Genomic DNA from Jatrophihabitans endophyticus:
CCGTCGCCGGACCCGGGCGACGGCGCCCCCGACGTCCCCGACGTCCCCGGCCCCGATCCCGGGGTCGTCGGTCGCGACGATCCCGAACCGGACGCCGCCGACCCCGACGTCGTCGATCCCGATGCGCCCGCTCCGGCGGACCCGGACGGCACGCCACCACCGGGACCGGAGCCCGGACCCGTCGCCGAGCTCCCGGTGCCCGTCGCGCCGGACGGCGCGGCACCCCCCGGCCCACTGCCGGCGTCGCCGCTGCCCCCGGAGCCGCCCGAGCCGCCCGAGCCGCCCGAGCCGCCGCCGGGCGGCGGGGACGTGCACGAGCCCACGGGCGACGCCGCGCTGATGCGCGGCGTGGTCCGGTCGGCCGGCGCGGGTGCGCTGACGACGGTGCGGAAGGTGCCGGTGGCGTCCGTGCGGGTGCGACCGAGCAGCCGCCCCGTGGCGGTCAGTCGCACGCTCACCGGTTGGGTGGCCCCGAGGCCGGTCCCGGTGACGTCGTAGGTCGTGGCCACCGCGTGCGCTGCCGGTGAGGACGTGACGGCGCTGGGTGTCGACGTCGAGGGTGGCGTGACGGTGGCCGCGGCACCGCTCGACGAGCCCGATGCGCCCGTGACGTGTCGGCTCGCCGACACCGCGCAGGGTGGCGTGGGCGGGTAGGGCGCCGCCGTCGCGGCGGCCGGCCACGCGAGCGCAGCCGAGAAGAGCACCGTGGTTGTCACCACGGCGCGAGCTGTGGACGCCGGTACGACCGGCCTCCGTGCGCGACGCAACGCCGCCCCCGACGACACCGCGAAATCCCCCGATTTGCGATCCAGCGGCCACCACACCGTTGTGAGGCGGCCGTATGGGAGCACCGTATCGGATGTCGCCGCGATCGGACACCGCTCACCCCCCGGCCGGCGCGACGGTGCCCGCCTGCCGCCACGCCCGAGCGCCCGCCGGACGACGTCGCGGCGCGGAGTCGGGCGCGCGTAGGGTTGGTCGCAACCCCTCCCTCTCCCGCGGATCAGGGGCGTTCGTGCTGCTTCGAAAGGCTTGTCGTGTCCCTTGCCGGCCTGCTGGCCGCGGCCGCCGGTGATCCCGCCCTCACGGCGATCACCGAGCGCCCGGATTCACCCGATCTCACCGTCAGCGGCCCGCCCGCCGCGCAACCGTTCGCAGTCGCCGCGGCGGCCGGCACCGGCCGCACCGTCTTCGCGGTGACCAGCGGCGAGCGCGAGGCGCAGGAACTCGCCGAGGTGCTGCGCTGCCTGCTGCCGCCCGACCGCGTCGTGCTCTATCCGGGCTGGGAGACGCTGCCGCACGAGCGGCTGTCGCCGCGCGCGGACACCGTCGGGCAGCGGCTGGCCGTGCTGCGCCGGCTCTCCCATCCCTCGGCCGACGACCCCGCCGCGGGGCCGGTCTCGGTCGTCGTCGCGCCGGTGCGCTCGCTGCTGCAACCGCAGGTCCCCGGTCTCGGCGAGCTGGTGCCCGTCGAGCTGCACGCCGGCGACACCGGCATCGAGCTCACCGAGATCGTCGTGGCGCTGGTCAACGCGGGGTACAGCCGCAGCGAGCTCGTCGAGAAGCGCGGCGACTTCGCCGTCCGCGGCGGCATCCTCGACGTCTTCCCGCCCACCGAGGAGCACCCGCTGCGCGTCGAGTTCTGGGGCGACGAGGTCGAGGAGATCCGGTACTTCAAGGTCGCCGACCAGCGTTCGCTCGAGATCGCCGAGCACGGCCTGTGGGCGGCCCCCTGCCGGGAGCTCCTGCTCACCGACGACGTGCGCGCGCGGGCGACCACACTGCTGGGCGAGCACCCCGAGCTCGGTGAGCTGCTCGACCCCATCAGCCGGGGCGAGGCGGTCGAGGGCATGGAGGCGCTGGCGCCCGTCCTCGTCGAGCGGTTGAGCCTGGTGCTGGACGAGCTGCCGGCCGGCACCCTCGTGGTCGTCTGCGACCCCGAACGCGTCCGGACCCGCGCCGCCGACCTCGTCCGCACCTCGCAGGAGTTCCTCGACGCCTCGTGGGCGGCCGCGGCCGGCGGGGGACAGGCGCCGGTCGACCTCGGCGCGGCCTCGCTGCGCGAGCTGGACGACGTCCGCGAGAACGCCGCCGAGCTGGGGCTGTCGTGGTGGGGCGTCACCGCGCTCACCTCCGACGACCCCGGCACCGAGGCGAGCGCGTTCGAGCAGGCGCCGCACTACCGCGGCGACATCGACGCCGCGCTCGCCGACCTGCGCCGCTGGACCCGTGAGGGCTGGCGCGTCGGGCTCGTCTTCGACGGTCACGGCTCGGCGAGCCGCGCACTCGAGCGGCTCTCGGGCGCCGAGATCCCCGCCCGGCTCGTCGCCGACGCCGCCGTCGAACCCGGCGTCGTCGACGTGACCACGGGCCACCTGCTCGGCGGTCTCGTCGCGCCGTCGCTCAAGCTGGCCTTCCTCACCGAGGCCGACCTCACCGGGCAGCGCGGCTCGCTGACCAAGGACACGAGCCGCATGCCGTCGCGGCGACGCAACCAGATCGACCCGATCCAGCTCAAGGCCGGCGACTTCGTCGTGCACGAGACCCATGGCGTCGGCAAGTACGTCGAGATGGTGCGGCGCACGGTCAACGGCGGCGAGCGCGAGTACCTGATCATCGAGTATGCGGCGTCGAAGAAGGGGCAGCCCGGCGACCGGCTCTTCGTGCCGACCGACTCCCTCGACCAGGTCACCAAGTACGTCGGTGGCGAGGCGCCCTCGCTGTCGCGCCTCGGCGGCAGCGATTGGGCCAAGATGAAGGGCCGCGCGCGCAAGGCGGTCAAGGAGATCGCGGCCGAGCTCATCCGGCTCTACAGCGCGCGGATGGCCACCAAGGGCCACGCGTTCGGGCCGGACACGCCCTGGCAGCGCGAGCTCGAGGACGCCTTCGCCTACGTCGAGACCCCCGACCAGCTCGCGGCCATCGACGAGGTCAAGGCGGACATGGAGAAGTCGCTGCCGATGGACCGCGTCATCTGCGGCGACGTCGGCTACGGCAAGACCGAGGTCGCCGTGCGGGCGGCCTTCAAGGCGGTACAGGACGGCAAGCAGGTGGCCGTGCTCGTCCCGACGACCCTGCTCGCCCACCAGCACCTGCAGACGTTCACCGAGCGGATGGCGCAGTTCCCCGTGACCATCAAGGAGCTGTCGCGCTTCACCCCGGCGCCCGACGCGGACGCGATCGGCAAGGGGATCGTCGACGGCTCCACCGACATCGTGATCGGCACCCACCGGTTGCTGCAGCAGACCGTGCGGTTCAAGGACCTCGGGCTGGTGATCGTCGACGAGGAGCAGCGCTTCGGCGTCGAGCACAAGGAGTACCTGAAGAGCCTGCGCACGGCCGTCGACGTCCTCACGATGTCAGCGACCCCGATCCCGCGGACGTTGGAGATGTCGCTGACCGGCATCCGCGAGATGACCACCATCCTCACCCCGCCGGAGGAGCGGCATCCGATCCTGACGTTCGTCGGTGCCTACGACCAGCGGCAGGTCGCCGCCGCCGTCCGGCGCGAGCTGATGCGCGAGGGCCAGGTCTTCTTCATCCACAACCGGGTCGAGTCGATCAACCGCGCCGCGTCGCGGCTGGCCGAGACGGTGCCCGAGGCGCGGATCGCGGTCGCGCACGGGCAGATGGCCGAGGGCGCGCTCGAGCAGATCATGGTCGGCTTCTGGGAGAAGCAGTACGACGTGCTCGTCGCGACCACCATCGTCGAGTCCGGGTTGGACATCCCCAACGCCAACACTCTGATCGTCGACCGCGCCGACGCGTTCGGGCTCTCGCAGCTGCACCAGCTGCGCGGCCGCGTGGGGCGTGCCCGCGAGCGTGGCTACGCCTACTTCACCTATCCGCCCGAGAAGCCGCTGACCGAGACCGCCTACGACCGGCTCGCCACCATCGCCCAGCACACCGAGATGGGCGCCGGGATGGCCGTCGCCATGAAGGACCTCGAGATCCGCGGCTCGGGCAACCTGCTCGGCGGCGAGCAGTCCGGCCACATCGCCGGCGTCGGCTTCGACCTCTACGTCCGCCTGGTGGGCGAGGCCGTCGCCGACTTCCGCGGCGAGGCCGAGGAGCAGCAGCACGAGGTCAAGGTCGACCTGCCGGTCGACGCGAACCTGCCCGTCGACTACCTGCCCGGCGAGCGGCTGCGCCTGGAGGCGTACCGCGCACTCGCCTCGGCCACGAGCGACGAGGCGGTGGACGGCGTGCGGGCCGAGCTCGTCGACCGGTACGGGCCGATCCCCACCCAGGTCGAGAACCTGCTCGCCGTCGCCCGCTTCAAGGTCCGCTGCCGGCAGCACGGGGTCACCGAGGTCTCGCTGCAGGGCGGTGGGCAGGGGGGAACGGTCCGGTTCTCGCCGCTCGAACTGCCCGAGTCGATGCAGCTGCGGCTGCAGCGCACCTACGACCGCTCGCAGTACAAGCAGGCGGTGTCGACGGTCTCGATCCCGCGTCCGAAGGGCGTCATCAAGCCCGACGGCTCGTTCGCGGCGGTCACGTTCGGCGGCGAGGCGCTGCGCGACGTCGCGCTGCTGGCGTGGTGCGGGCAGGTGCTCGAGACGCTGGCGCCGCAGCCGGTTCCCGCGTGACTTCCGGAGCATGAGATTCTGGGTGCTGTGAGACTCCGGATCGTGGGCGCCGCCGTCGCCGTCGTCCTGACCGCCGCGACCCTGACCGCATGCCGCACCAACGTCGGCGTGGCGGCGCGGGTGAACGGCGAGACGATCTCCGAGTCCGACGTCACGACGCACCTCACCGGCAAGCCGCAGTCCGCCCAGCTCCAGCAGCAGGCCAAGGCAGCCGGCCAGGATCTCACCCCGGCGCGCGTCATCGTGCTGCAGTCCGAGATCGGGGGGCTGCTCTATCGCCGGGCACTCGCCCGCACCGGTGGGGTGCCCACCGACGCGGCGCTCGTGGCGTCGCGGAACGAGGCGGTCCAGGTGCTCGCGGGCAACGGCCAGCAGATCACCGACCAGCAGCTGGGCTCGCAGCTCTCCCAGTTCGGCGTGAAGCGCGCCTTCACCTCCCGCTTCCTGCGCACCCTGGAGCTCGAGTACGCGCTGATCCAGCGGCTCAAGCTCACCCAGCAGTCCGAGCTCACCGCCGCGGTCCGCAAGACCGGCTCCGCCGTCTCGGTCAGCCCGCGCTACGGCACGTGGGACGCCGCGAAGTTCACCATCGACACCGCGTCCGGCGCCGGGTCGCCGGCGTTCCTCAAGCTGCAGCAGGCATCGAGCAGCGCCGCCGCGCCCGGTAGCTGAGCGCGGGTGGCGGCCATCCCGGACCCGACCGACCAGACGGCTGCGGCACCGCTGCAGCGCGCGGTGGAGGTCATGGACCGGCTGCGCGCGCCGGGCGGCTGCCCGTGGGACGCGACGCAGACCCACCGCTCGCTGGCCCGCTACCTGGTCGAGGAGTGCTACGAGGTCGTCGAGGCGATAGAGACCGACGACCCGGTGCTGCTGCGCGAGGAACTCGGCGACCTGCTGCTGCAGGTGCTCTTCCACGCCCGCATCGCCCAGGAGCGCCCGGCACCGGACGGCTTCGACGTCGACGACGTCGCCGCGGACCTCGTCGCCAAGCTGGTGGGCCGGCATCCCCACGTCTTCGGCCCGGACGAGGGCGTCCGCACACCCGAACAGCTCGACGAGATCTGGGAGCAACGCAAGCGGGTCGAGAAGGGGCGCACCTCGGCGGTGGACGGCGTGCCCGTCGGCCAGCCCGCCCTCGCCCTCGCCGCCAAGCTCGTCTCGCGGGCCACCCGCGCGGGCGTCGTGCCCGACCCGACACCGCCGCGGACCGGCGACAGCGACGACGGAAACGGGGCGGCCGAGATCGGCGAGCGGCTGTTCACCGTGGTGCGGGACGCGGTCGCCGCGGGAGTCGACCCGGAGACCGCGCTGCGGAACCGGGCCAGGGTGTACCGGGCCGCCGTCGTCGCCGAGGAGAGCCGATCCGCGCCGACGTGACGAGCCGGGGAACGAAAAGGTCTCGGCCGGGAGTACGGGGGGAACTACCGGCCGAGACGTTTCCGACTGTAACGCTCGGTGATCACGGAACACAATAGGTGAGCGAAACCTGATCTTCGCCTTTGGTGGCGGGGCCGTAGAGGTGGTTGCCGCCGATCCCGTCCGGGCGCGATCGCGACGGCTCCGAAAGTCCGTTTCGCGCACTAGGGTGCGAGGCGTGAGGCGCGCCCGGGTCCCCGACGACTCCGCGCGCGTCGGACTCGGTCGACTGGTGCGCAATCGCACGTTCCTCCCGGTCTACATCGCCGAGGCGCAGTCGCTCTTCGGCGACCAGCTCGCCCGGGTCGCGCTCGCCGTGCTCGTGTTCTCCCGGACGGGGTCGACGCCGGCCACCGCCGTCGTCTACGCCGCGACCTTCGTCCCCGCCGTGTTCGGCGGGATGGTGCTCGGGCGGCTCGGCGACCGGTGGCCACGGCGGACCACGATGGTGGCCTGCGATGCGGCCCGCGCCCTGTGCTTCTTCGTGATGGTCCTGACGTCCACGCACTTCGCGGTGGTCCTGGTGCTGGTGGTGGTCGCGGTCGCCGTCGGACCGGTCTTCTCGGCCGCGCAGCTGAGCCTGCTCGCGGCCCGACTGCCACCGGACGAGTTCGCGACCGCGAACGCGCTGCGCCTGGTGACCAGCCAGGCGGCCCAGGTCGGCGGCTTCGCCGCCGGTGGCGTGCTCGTGGCCGTCCTGGACCCGGCCGGGGCGTTGGCCATGAACGCGGCGACCTTCGCGCTGTCGTCGGTGCTGGTGTGGTTGTTCGTCGCGCTCGACCGGCGCGATTCCGTCGTCGGCGAGCCCGCCGAGGCAGCCGATGCCCTGCCCGGGGCCGTCGGCGACACGGACGCGAGCGTGCGCCGCGAGGCGCCGCCGGACTCCGCCGCCGCGCTCTGGCGCAACCGGCGGCTGCGCGTCCTGCTGGGACTGAGCCTGTGCATCGGCTTCTTCGTCGTGCCCGAGGGGCTGGCCGTCCCCTTCGCCGCCCACATCGGCGCGACCACCGGGCAGGCCGGGCTGCTGCTCGCCGCGGGCGCGCTGGGAGGCGCGGGCGGCGCGGCCCTGCTGCTGCGCATGCGTCCCGGCGACCGGGCGCGTGCCGTCCCCACCATGGCGATCGGCTGCGGCCTCCCGCTCGTCCTCAGTGCGGTGCTGACGACGGTCACCGATGCGTGGTGGGTCGCCGGGGCGTGCTGGCTCGCGTCCGGCGGCTTCGCGGCCTACGTCGTGCAGACGACCAGCGAGCTCGTGCAGGCGATCCCCGACGAGAGACGCGCGCACCTCGTCGGCGTGGTCAGCGCGCTCACGCTCGCCGTGCAGGGCGTCGGCGTCGTGGTGTTCGGCGTGGTCGGACAGTGGACGACACCGCCCGCCGCGGTCGGCATCGCGGGGGCGGTGGGGGCGGCGCTGGTCGCGGCGCTGGTCGCCCAGGGTCGACACGGTCGGTGACCACGGTTGCCCGCCTCGATCGACGCTCGTGACAGTGCTCTCACGATGAGTAGGCGATGCGCCCCGCGACCCCGCTGCGCCGCCGCCGGACGAATCGTATTTCTCGGGCATTCCCGACCGTCGCGTGTGCTGAACGTGAGCCGAACCTGCGGTTCCGTGCATGGGACCCGCGTCAAATAGACACGGCATTTGCGTTGCTAATGACGCGGGGTTACCGATGGGTCAGCAAATCGCCGATCCCGAACCGGTCAATTCGACGGTCGTCGCCGGTCGCGATTTGCGAAACGGGTCGGCGATGCGTCCCGAACCTTCGGTGGCGACGGAATTGGCGGACGGTTGTGCACCGAAACCGGTCGAGACCGGTCGGCGGGAATAGGATTTCGGGCCGGTGGGACGCCGATGTCGCGCCGGGGCCGCGCCTCGACCGCCGGGCATGGGCCGCAGCGGTCGGCCTCGCGTGCTCGCGATCCGCCGACTTCAGCTGCCGGGCGACCGGGGGTGCCGGCGCTGCCGGTCGCGGCGCTGCTCGTCGGTGATCGGGAGGGAAACCGATTCAGATGTGCCAGGAGTTCATGGGGTTCCTCCGGGGGTGAGGGGTGGTTGCGCTGCGGGGGCTGAGGCTCAGATGTGCCAGGAGTTCACGGGGTTCCTCCGGGGGTGAGGGGTGGTTGCGCTGCGGGGGCTGAGGCTCAGATGTGCCAGGAGTTCACGGGGTTCCTCCGGTTGGTCGCGGTGTGCGGGACGAGGGGCGGGGCTCAGATGTGCCAGGAGTTCACGGCTGTCTCCTCGGGTCGACGGGCTCGGACGGGGGCGGGGCTCAGATGTGCCAGGAGTTCACGGGAGGCCTCCCTTCGTGAGGGGTCGACGGCCGGCGACGCGCGTCGCGCAAAGGCGACCCGCCGTCGGCGAGAACGAGCAAGGGGCAATGCCACGAGATCACAGCGCTCCCCTTTCCGGCGGTGAGGAGTCCGGTCGCAACAGTCTTATAAAGAATGCCCCACCGAGCATCAAGTTCATGTGAGGAGAACGGCCCGGCAGTTCGTCGTCGGAAGTCCCGTCCGCAGCTCGTCGGCGACGGTGGCGGCCATTGCCGGCCGAGGGGCGACGCGGTGGCCGCGGCGGCGAGAAAAGATCAACTGGTCGGGTGCGGCAGAAAATGCACGAGTTGCCTGGCCAAGTCTGTCGCGGTCGGGACGGGCCCGATAGCATCGAGGCACACGCCGAGTCGTGGTCGACTTCGGCAACCACACGGGTAGGACGACATCGTGACTACAGCGTTCGGGCGGCGACTGGCTCGGTCCAGTTGGCCGATCAGCGCTGCGCCGACCCCGATGGCGGCCTACCTGCTGCTCGTCGACGCGCTGGCCCTCGTGTGGGTGGTCCGCAGTGTCGCCACCACCGGTTTCGACGTCCACGGCCTGGGCGTGCTGCTGCTGTTGGTGGTCACCGCCATCGGCTTCGAGGAGGGATCGAGCCGCGCGGCGCGGCTGCAGATCCGGTTGAGCGCTCCCATGCGCACCGACATGACCTCGGTGTGGGCCGTGTGCGCCGCGGTCGCGCTCGCACCGGCGCACGGCGTCATGCTGCTGATCGCCGTCTGCGTGTACGTCTGGTTCCGCCAGCAGCGGCCGGCCGGCGAGGCCCTGTTCCGCAAGTGGTTCGTCGCCTCCACCATCGTCGCGGGCTCGCTGGTCGCCGGCGACGTGTACACCTTCGTGCGCGACGCCGCGGCCGACCTGCCGTGGGGGCTCGGCAGTCCCCTGGCCATCGTCGCCGCCATCGTGGCCTACACCGTCTGCAACCGCGGGCTCGTCTCCGTGGTCCTGCTGCTCACCGCCGCGCCGCTGCGAAACCTCGTCGGCTCGCTGCACGACAACCTGATCGAACTCGCCACGTTGTGCCT
This window encodes:
- the mfd gene encoding transcription-repair coupling factor encodes the protein MSLAGLLAAAAGDPALTAITERPDSPDLTVSGPPAAQPFAVAAAAGTGRTVFAVTSGEREAQELAEVLRCLLPPDRVVLYPGWETLPHERLSPRADTVGQRLAVLRRLSHPSADDPAAGPVSVVVAPVRSLLQPQVPGLGELVPVELHAGDTGIELTEIVVALVNAGYSRSELVEKRGDFAVRGGILDVFPPTEEHPLRVEFWGDEVEEIRYFKVADQRSLEIAEHGLWAAPCRELLLTDDVRARATTLLGEHPELGELLDPISRGEAVEGMEALAPVLVERLSLVLDELPAGTLVVVCDPERVRTRAADLVRTSQEFLDASWAAAAGGGQAPVDLGAASLRELDDVRENAAELGLSWWGVTALTSDDPGTEASAFEQAPHYRGDIDAALADLRRWTREGWRVGLVFDGHGSASRALERLSGAEIPARLVADAAVEPGVVDVTTGHLLGGLVAPSLKLAFLTEADLTGQRGSLTKDTSRMPSRRRNQIDPIQLKAGDFVVHETHGVGKYVEMVRRTVNGGEREYLIIEYAASKKGQPGDRLFVPTDSLDQVTKYVGGEAPSLSRLGGSDWAKMKGRARKAVKEIAAELIRLYSARMATKGHAFGPDTPWQRELEDAFAYVETPDQLAAIDEVKADMEKSLPMDRVICGDVGYGKTEVAVRAAFKAVQDGKQVAVLVPTTLLAHQHLQTFTERMAQFPVTIKELSRFTPAPDADAIGKGIVDGSTDIVIGTHRLLQQTVRFKDLGLVIVDEEQRFGVEHKEYLKSLRTAVDVLTMSATPIPRTLEMSLTGIREMTTILTPPEERHPILTFVGAYDQRQVAAAVRRELMREGQVFFIHNRVESINRAASRLAETVPEARIAVAHGQMAEGALEQIMVGFWEKQYDVLVATTIVESGLDIPNANTLIVDRADAFGLSQLHQLRGRVGRARERGYAYFTYPPEKPLTETAYDRLATIAQHTEMGAGMAVAMKDLEIRGSGNLLGGEQSGHIAGVGFDLYVRLVGEAVADFRGEAEEQQHEVKVDLPVDANLPVDYLPGERLRLEAYRALASATSDEAVDGVRAELVDRYGPIPTQVENLLAVARFKVRCRQHGVTEVSLQGGGQGGTVRFSPLELPESMQLRLQRTYDRSQYKQAVSTVSIPRPKGVIKPDGSFAAVTFGGEALRDVALLAWCGQVLETLAPQPVPA
- a CDS encoding MFS transporter, translating into MRRARVPDDSARVGLGRLVRNRTFLPVYIAEAQSLFGDQLARVALAVLVFSRTGSTPATAVVYAATFVPAVFGGMVLGRLGDRWPRRTTMVACDAARALCFFVMVLTSTHFAVVLVLVVVAVAVGPVFSAAQLSLLAARLPPDEFATANALRLVTSQAAQVGGFAAGGVLVAVLDPAGALAMNAATFALSSVLVWLFVALDRRDSVVGEPAEAADALPGAVGDTDASVRREAPPDSAAALWRNRRLRVLLGLSLCIGFFVVPEGLAVPFAAHIGATTGQAGLLLAAGALGGAGGAALLLRMRPGDRARAVPTMAIGCGLPLVLSAVLTTVTDAWWVAGACWLASGGFAAYVVQTTSELVQAIPDERRAHLVGVVSALTLAVQGVGVVVFGVVGQWTTPPAAVGIAGAVGAALVAALVAQGRHGR
- a CDS encoding MazG family protein, with product MAAIPDPTDQTAAAPLQRAVEVMDRLRAPGGCPWDATQTHRSLARYLVEECYEVVEAIETDDPVLLREELGDLLLQVLFHARIAQERPAPDGFDVDDVAADLVAKLVGRHPHVFGPDEGVRTPEQLDEIWEQRKRVEKGRTSAVDGVPVGQPALALAAKLVSRATRAGVVPDPTPPRTGDSDDGNGAAEIGERLFTVVRDAVAAGVDPETALRNRARVYRAAVVAEESRSAPT